A window of Phenylobacterium sp. NIBR 498073 genomic DNA:
CCAGCACCAGCAGCGCGGCGGCCTTGATGCGTTCCTGCAGGCCGCTGTCGCGCGGGCGGCCCCTTCCCCGGCGCGGCGGTTCTGCTGTCTTGGCCTCGGTCGAACTCATGACCTTGGATGTCTCCCCGCGCCGAATCCGCGACCGGCGGACCGGGTCGGCGCTCAAGCCTAGAGGCCCGGGCCGCCCCCGCCCGTCAACCCCCGCGGGCGACAAGTCCTTGGCCGCGCCGGAGATTTTCTGTACGAGCGGTCTGGCGTAGCGGCCTCTTTCGGGTTTCCGGCCGCCGCCTCTCCCCCGAGCCCGCATGCAGGAGACATCCCATGGCGTGGCTCGTCCTCGGCGTCGCCGTCGTGACTGAAATCATCTGGGCGCTCAGCCTCAAATGGGCTGGCGTACAGGCCACTTGGCAGGCCGCCGCCGTGCCGATCGCACTGAGCTTCGTGAACATGGGCCTGCTGGCCTGGGCCATGCGCGGCCTGCCGGCGGGGACCGCCTATGCGGTGTGGACCGGCCTGGGCGCGGTCGGAGTCGGGATCTGCGGGGCGCTGCTGTTCGGCGAGAAGCTGTCGGGCGTGCAGATCGGCTTCATGGCCCTGATCGTCGTCGGCGTCATCGGAACCAAGCTCGCCGCCTGAGCGTGAGGGGCGCGCCGCGCAGGCGCGCCCCGCCGCCCTAGAACCGGACGCGGAAGCCCGCGGTCCCGGCGAAGTCGTAGCTGTCGCCGAAGGTCGAGAGCGAGGTGTCGCCCGAGACCTCGCCGTAGAGCGTGTAGCGGCCCCCGCCCCAGGCGTAGGTCCCGCCCGCCGCCAGACCGGCCCAGGTCCGAGCAAGACGGCTGACCACCGGCGCGCCGGAGACGTCGACCGCGGTTCCGTCGAGGAACTCGTGGCTGACGTCGACCACCGCATAGAGGCCGCCGCCGGACGCCAGGGCGTAGTCGACGCCCAGACCCGCCCGTGCGATCAGGCTCTCGGACGTGTCATTGGCCACCACCGCGCCGAAGCCGTCGGTGAAGCTGTCAAAGTCGACCTTGGCGTAGCTGACCTGCGC
This region includes:
- a CDS encoding SMR family transporter, translating into MAWLVLGVAVVTEIIWALSLKWAGVQATWQAAAVPIALSFVNMGLLAWAMRGLPAGTAYAVWTGLGAVGVGICGALLFGEKLSGVQIGFMALIVVGVIGTKLAA